Below is a genomic region from Altererythrobacter sp. Root672.
CGACAACGAGCGGAACACCGAGATCCGCGCCAAGTACAAGGAATACCTGACCTACGTGCTCGGCAAGGCGGGTTACGCCGATGCCGCCGCCACGGCCGAGGCGGTCTACAACTTCGAGCACAAGGTTGCCGAGCTCGAGTGGGACCGCACGGCGCTGCGCAACAGCGACCTGACCTACAACAACCTTTCGCGCGACGAGTTGCTGGCGCTCTATCCGGGCTTCCCGATGGCCAAGCTGCTGGACGCCGCACAGTTCAGCAGCGTGCAGACGTTCAACGTGCCGCAGCTGCCGCCTGCGGCTGACGAAATCGCCGAGCTCGAGCTTACCCCCGAGATGGTCGCCAAGATCGGCGGCGGTACTCCGGCGATGATGAAGCTCCTGACCGAAACCCCGCTGCCGACGCTCAAGGCCTACATGTCCGCGCGCTTCATCAGCGATAACGCATCGGTGCTGCCGAGCGACATCGATGCGGCCAACTTCGCCTTCTACGGCAAGTTCCTCCAGGGCCAGGAAGAGCAGCGGCCGCGCTGGAAGCGCGCCATCGCCTCGACCGAAGGTCAGCTTGGGGAGCAGCTCGGCGCGCTCTACGTGCAGAAGTACTTCCCGCCCGCGAGCAAGGCGGCGATGGACGATCTGGTGGTGAACCTGCGCAAGGCGCTCGGCGTCAGCCTGGCCGAAAACGACTGGATGTCGGAAGAGACCAAGAAGCAGGCCGTCGCCAAGCTGGATTCGTTCAACCCGAAGATCGGCTACCCGAACGAGTTCGAGCAGTACGCCGGTCTCACGATCACGCCGGGCGATGCCCTGGGCAACCGCGTCCGCTCGATCGACTGGGAGATCAACGACAACCGCGCCAAGCTCGGCAAGCCGGTCGACCGGGCCGAGTGGGGCATGCTGCCGCAGACGGTGAACGCCTATTACAACCCGGTGTTCAACGAGATCGTGTTCCCGGCCGGCATCCTGCAGCAGCCGTTCTTCGGCCCCAGCGCCGATCCGGCGGTCAACTATGGCGGCATCGGCGCGGTGATCGGCCACGAGATGGGCCACGGGTTCGACGACCAGGGGTCGAAGTACGATTTCAGCGGCGCGCTCAAGAACTGGTGGGCCGATGCCGACCGCGCGCAGTTCGAAAAGCTCGCCGACATGCTGGCCGCGCAGTATGACACCTACTGTCCCTACGACGACGGCAAGACCTGCGTGAACGGCCGCTTCACCCTGGGCGAGAACATCGGCGACGTCGGTGGGCTCAGCTTGGCCTATCGCGCTTACCGCATGTCGCTGAACGGCAACGAAGCCCCGGTGATCGACGGCCTGACCGGCGACCAGCGCTTCTTCCTCGCCTGGGCGCAAGTGTGGCGCTCAGCACAGCGCGAGGCGGCGGGCCGTCAGCGGCTGCTGACCGATCCGCACAGCCCCGAAGACTTCCGCACCAACGGCGCGGTGCGCAACCAGGATGCCTGGTACAAGGCGTTCAACGTGAAGCCGGGCGACGCGCTGTACCTGCCGCCGGAAGAACGCGTTCACATCTGGTGAGAATGCGGCGAGGCGTGGGCGGCGTTGCTTGACTTCGCCGCCCTCGCCCTCGACACGCAGGCCCAATGGGACTGACTCTCACCGCCATCCTGCTCGGCATCGTCGAAGGCCTGACCGAATTCATTCCGGTCTCCTCCACTGGCCACCTGATCCTCGCATCGGAGCTGCTCGGCTACGACGCAGCGGAGTGGGCGCAGTTCAATGTGATAATCCAGCTCGGCGCGATCCTGGCGGTCGTGGTGCAGTACTGGCGGACCTTCTGGGACGCCGGGATCGGGGTCCTGAAGCTTGAGGCCCACGGCCTGCGCTTCGCCCGCAATATCCTGGTGGCGTTCCTGCCTTCCGCGCTGCTCGGGCTGGCGCTCAAGGACTACATCGACATCCTGCTCGGCAGCCCATCGGTGGTCGGTTGGGCCCTGATCCTGGGCGGCCTCGCCATCCTCGGGATCGAACGGGTGGCCAAGCCGGGTCCCGACACCAGCGTGGCGGACCTACCGCTCAAGCAAGTGTTCGGCGTCGGCCTCGCTCAGTGCGTTTCAATGATCCCCGGCGTCAGCCGGTCGGGCGCGACGATCATGGGCGCGCTGGCCATGGGCATCAACCGCAAGACCGCTGCCGAATTCTCCTTCTTCCTCGCCGTGCCGACGATGATCGGCGCTTCGACATTGGAACTGCTCGACAGCGGATTGGCCGTACACGGCAACGTCGGCTGGGACGAAATCGCAATCGGTTTCGTGGTTTCGTTCGTGGTCGCGCTGGCGGTGATCAAGGCTTTCGTCGCCTATGTCAGCCGCTATGGTTTCGCGCCCTTTGCATGGTATCGGATCGTCGCCGGCGTTGTGGCGATTGTGTGGCTTTGGAGCCGCTAGTTGCCACTTTTCCACCACATCTTCGGAACCAAGCCCGCCTAAGGGGATTCTAGACCTCATCGAGGTTTTGAGTGCCGCATATGGGTTTGATTTTCCTGCTTCTCGTCGGCGCAATACTCGGGTGGGTTGCTGCGATCATGATGCGCGCGGAAGACAGCCGCGGCATACAGCTCAATATCGCGGTGGGTATCGCTGGAGCGATGTTTGCCGGGATTGTGCTGAATCCGCTGCTTAACGGCGGCAGCATCGTTGAAGGCAGCTACAGTGTCGACAGCCTCCTGACGGCTTCGTTGGGGACGGTCGCCATGCTTTGCCTGCTCAATGTCTTACGTAGCCGGGAAACCCGCTGAACTGCCCGCTTTTGGGCTTCTACCGAGACTGCAAGCGCGGTTGGGTCGCGTAGGTTGTCTCCTACACTGTGAAGGGGTGTAACATGAAGAAACTGCTCACCATTGCATCGGTCGCTGCCCTCGGGCTCGGACTGGCGGCTTGCGACAGCGCTCAGGAGAACGCTGTCGAAAATCAGGCCGACGCGGTCGAAGAAACGGCAGACGCCCAGGCAGATGCGGTTCGCGAAGCCGCTGAAGGTACCGCTACGGAAGCGGCCGCCGAAGCCACGGCTGATGCCATCGAAGCGACGGGCGAAGCCAAGGCTGACGCCTTGGAAGACAAGGCCGACAAGATGGACGCCGCGCCGAACTAAGCCATTCACGGTAGCATGCCGGAAGCCGGTCTCGGGCATTCCCCGGGGCCGGCTTTTTCTTGTCAGGTCGGTATAGCGCCGGATCCGCGGCCACCCCGCAGGTGGTATTCCTGGGTGCCGAGATGGAGCACGTCATCGACGTCGATCACTGCCGAATTGGCGTACGTGAATCCGGGGTCGAGGCTGCGATAGAGCCGGTCGAAATCTCGGTCGACCGTCTGGTGGTAAAGGTCGGCGAAGCTCTCGATAATGAAGTAGGTCGGCTGCAAGTCGTCGATCACGTAGTCGGTGCGCATGACCCGATCGACGTTGAGCATGATCCGGTTGGGCGACTGGCCTTCGAGCGCGAACACCGCCTCGCGCGGGCCGGACAGGATGCCGGCGCCGAAGATGCGTAACCCGTCGGATTCCTGGATCAGCCCGAACTCCACCGTGTACCAGTAGAGTGCGCCCAGCGCCTTGAGCCGGTTGTAGCGCATCGCCTTCCAGCCGGCCTTGCCGTATTCCTGCATGTACTCGGCGAACACCGGATCGGTCAGGAGCGGGACGTGGCCGAACACGTCATGGAACACGTCGGGCTCCTGGATGTAGTCGAACGTCGCCCGGCTGCGGATGAAGTTGCCGGCCGGGAAACGCCGATTGGCCAGATGCCAGAAGAACACGTGATCCGGGATCAGCATCGGAACCGGCACCACACTCCAGCCGGTCATCGCGCCAAGTTCGGCTGACAGGCGGTCGAACTCAGGCACGCCGCCGCGCCCCAGGTCGAGCTTGTCGAGGCCGGCGAGAAAGGCGCTGCATGCGCGGCCGGGAAGGATATCCAGCTGCCGGGCGAAGAGGTCGTCCCAGATGGTGTCGTCGTCGGTCGAGTAATCGCGCTGCGCCGGTTCGAGCCAATCCTCCCCGACATGGGCAGGACGCTTGAGCGGCGCGGTGAAGACATCCCGCGAGATGTCAGGAAGCGCCGTAAAGTCCGGTTCGAGTTGACTTATCGTGGCCATGGGAACTCCGGGCGCAAGGTAGCATGCGCTACCTCAACGGCCAAACCGGAAGCTGGGGTCCCCAGGATTCCGACCCTAGCGTTCGTCCGCCGCAGTTTCGCTCGCGGTCGGCTCAGGCGCTGGTGTCGTGACCGATTCCTGCGGCAGACGCTGGGCGTCGAGCATTTCGGCCGCTTCGTCGAGCGTGCGCGCTTCGCCGGCGGTCACCCCACCGGGCCCGGAATCGTCGTCCCCAGAACCGCACGCCGACAGCAGAGCCGCGGCTAGAGCGCAAACAAGCAGGGCGGGCGGGAATCGTCTCCCGCCCGCCCCGCCAAAACCTGCAAGCGGCAACTCAGTTCGCGCCGGTTGTCGCAGGAGCAGCAGCAGCGTCAGCGGCGGCAGCAGCATCGGCGGCCGCAGCAGCAGCCGCGTCACCGGCGGCTTCGGCCGTATCGACAGCTTCCTCGGCGGTCTTGGTCGCGTCCTCGGCAGCGTCGGCAACGGCGGCTGCGCTCGGATCGGGCACGTCGCTCATCGCTTCGTCGGCGGGAAGCTCGACGCTGTCGGCCATCGCGTCTTCGGACGCATCGCCGGAACCGCCGCAGGCGGCGAGGGCCAGCGAAAACGCGGAAGCTGTTGCAATCAGGGCGATTTTCTTCATTCTTTGGGGCCTTCCTTGGCAATCGGGCAGCAGTAAAGTGCCTCTTCCTCCTGGTCCTGACCACGCTACCGCAGCGCGCGAACCAAGAAAATGGCTAAACTTGGGCAAGCGCGGATTGCCTTGCGGCGGCGTTCTGCCAGAGCATCCTGATGGCTGAGGCGTTGGCGGTAATTGATGGGGCGGAGCAGGCGCTGCGCCGGGTGTTCGGTTTCGAGCATTTCCGCGGCGTGCAGCAGCAAGTGGTGGAGCGTGTCCTCGCTGGCCAGTCGACGCTCGCGGTTATGCCGACGGGGGCCGGCAAGTCGCTGACCTACCAGCTTCCGGCGACCATGCTGCCGGGCTGTTGCGTGGTGATCTCGCCGTTGATCGCCCTGATGCATGACCAACTGCGTTCTGCCCGGGCAAACGGCATTCGCGCCGCTTCCCTGACCAGCGTCGATGGCGACCGCGAGGCGACGATCGACGCTTACCGCGCTGGGGAGCTGGACTTGCTCTACGTCGCCCCGGAGCGCGCCAGCCAGTCGCATTTCCGTTCCCTGCTTTCGGTTGCCCCGCCCGCGCTGTTCGCTGTCGACGAGGCGCATTGCGTGTCGGAATGGGGGCACGATTTCCGGCCCGACTATCGCCAGTTGCGGCCGTTGATGGATGCGTTCCCCGGCGTGCCGCGGCTCGCCCTGACGGCCACGGCGGACGCGCATACCCGTGCGGATATTCTGGCGCAGCTCGGTATTCCCGACGACGGCCTGGTCGTCGCAGGCTTCGACCGGCCGAACATCCGTTACGCCATCCGTCACCGCGAAAACGGGGCGCGCCAGCTTGTACAGCTGATGAAGGATCAGCCCGGCCCGGGGATCGTCTACGCCCCCACGCGCAAGAAGGTGGAACAGCTGGCCGAGGCTCTCGGTGCTGCAAGCGGTCGGCCGGTCCTGCCCTATCATGCCGGCCTTCCGCCCGAACAACGCGCCGCGAACCAGGCCGCCTTCGTCGCCAGCGAGGACATGGTCATGGTGGCGACGATCGCGTTCGGCATGGGGATCGACAAGCCGGACGTGCGCTTCGTCGCCCATGCCGGGATCCCGAAGTCGATCGAGGCCTATTACCAGGAGACGGGCCGTGCGGGCCGCGACGGGGACCCCGCCGTGGCGGTGATGCTGTGGGCGGCGGCGGACTTTGCGCAGGCCCGCCAACGGCTCGAGGAAGTGGAGCAGGCTCGGCGCGGCGGTGAGCGGGCGCGGCTCGATGCACTCGCGACCCTGATCGAAACGCCGACTTGTCGCCGCGCCATACTGCTGCGTCACTTCGGCGAGGATCCGCCCGAACGTTGCGGCAACTGCGACAACTGCCTGGAAGCGCCTGGCGTGCTCGATGCGACCGAGCTGGCGCGCAAGCTGCTCTCCGCGGTCTACCGCACCGGCCAGAGCTTCGGATTCGGGTACCTGCAGAAAGTGCTGACCGGCAACGCCGATGAGCGGGTGACGCAACGCGGGCACGACCGCCTGAGCGTGTTCGGCATCGTCGACGGCGATGAGGCGAGGTTGCTCCAGCCGCTCAGCCGCGCGCTGCAGGCTCGCGGCACGCTTGTCGCCACCGAACATGGTGGGCTGAAGCTGGGGGGTGACGCGCGGACCATCCTCAAGGGCGAGGCGACAGTCGAGATCGTCCAGCCCCCGCCCGCCGGTCGCAAGGGACGGCAGCGGCGTGACACCGCCAATCCCGTGGACGATCCGCTGTTCGATGCGCTGCGTGCGTTGCGCCGTGAACTGGCGAGCGAAGCGCAAGTGCCGCCTTACGTCATCTTCCACGACGCGGTGCTGCGCGAAATGGCGCTGATGAAGCCTGCGACGTTGTCGGCGATGGGAGAAATCTCCGGCGTCGGCGCGCGCAAGCTCGAGGCTTATGGCGATGCCTTCCTGGCGGTGATCAAGCGGCATTGAGCGTTTCAATCCTCCCCGAGCTTGTCTCGGGGAGGTGGCGCGCGCCGCTAGGCGCGTGACGGAGGGGTAGGCGGCTAAACGCAACACCCCTCCAACATCCGCTTCGCGGACGGTCCCCCTCCCCGAGACAAGCTCGGGGAGGATTTGATCCTCCTTGACCGGCATAATCTATGATATAAATATGATATCATAATTACGTCGAAGGAGATTCGTCATGTCTGAGGGGAAGGGCGCCATGCAACGGAGCCAGGAGCGGCCGGCAAGCACGTTCAACGGCTATGCGTTCCTGTTTCTGTGGCTCGGCGCGATTGGGGTCGGCATCTGGCGCATCATCATGTTCAACACGCATGGGCCGACCGCGCTTGGCGGCTGGCTGCTGCTCGGGTCCATCCTGTCGTTCGTATTGATCCTGACAGGGTTCTTCATGATCCAGCCCAACACCTCGGCGGTGATCACGCTGTTCGGCGAGTACCGGGGCACCGAGCGGACGCAGGGCTTGCGGTGGATCTGGCCGTGGATGGGGCGCAAGAAGATCTCGGTCCGGCAGAACAACATCCATTCGGAGCGGATCAAGATCAACGACCTGCGCGGCAATCCGATCGAGATCGCCTGCAACGTCGTGTGGCGGGTGTTCGATACGGCGCAGGCCGCGTTCGACGTCGACGACTACCGGGCGTTCGTGAACATCCAGATCGACGCCGGGCTGCGTACCGTGGCTTCGCGCCATCCGTATGACGACTACGAGGAGCACGAAACGACGCTGCGTTCGCATGGCGACATCGTGAACGGCGAACTGCGCGCCGAGCTCAATGAACGCCTGTCGCACGCCGGCATCCTGGTCGACGAGGCAGGGCTGACCCACCTTGCCTACGCGCCCGAAATCGCCGGGGCGATGCTGCGCCGCCAGCAGGCCGAAGCGGTGATTGCCGCGCGGGCCAAGCTCGTGCTCGGCGCAGTCAGCATGGTCCAGATGGCGCTGGAGAAGCTGAGCGAGGAAGAGATCGTCCAGCTCGACGACGAGCGCCGGGCGACGATGGTCTCCAACCTGATGGTCGTGCTCTGCGGCGAGCGGGAAGTGAGCCCGGTGTTGAACGCAGGAACGCTCTACCAGTAGGGCCAGACTCGTGCCGCAATCACCCAAGAAAGCCTTCCCCCTCCGGCTCGACCCGGCGCTCTACGAGACGGTCGAGCGTTTGGCGGCAAGCGAGTTCCGTTCGGTCAACGCCGAACTGGAGGTCCTGCTGCGCGAGGCGCTCGGGCGGAGGGGGATCAAGGTTCCAGCGGCAGAGCGCCCGCGCCGAGGGCGACCGCCCAAGCAAGGGGACTGACGATGCTGAACGATGACAAGCCTTGGTTTCGCCGCAGGCGCTACGGCTATGGCGCTGGGGCGCCGATTGCCTGGCAGGGATGGGCGCTTCTGGCGTACTACATAATCGCGCTCACCGGGCTCAGTCTCTTTGCGCCCCAGGCGCGTGGGATTGAATTGTCGCTCGTGGTTATCGCCATGCTGGTCCTCACCGGAATTCTCATCGTGGTGGCGAAGAACCGCACCGAAGGGGAGTGGCGCTGGCGCTGGGGAGAAGACGACTGAGCCGGACCCGAACGCTTCCGGCTGGCGTGGCGCTGGCAAGGCGCTAGGCTAGCGCAAAAGGACCAGGGAGAGGCCAGCCATGAAATTCGGGGTGTTCGACCATGTCGACGACAGCGGCCTGCCGCTCGCCGAGCATCTCGAAGCACGTCTGCGGTTCGCCGAGACTTACGATCGGTGCGGCTTCCACTGCTATCACATCGCCGAACACCACGGCACGCCGCTGGGCCTGGCGCCCTCGCCCGGCGTACTGTTCGCGGCGCTGAGCCAGCGGACGAAGCAGCTGCGGTTCGGTCCGCTGGTCTACCTGCTGCCGCTCTATCATCCGCTGCGGCTGGTCGAGGAAGTGGCGATGCTCGACGGTCTTTCGAACGGCCGCTTCCAGCTTGGTGTGGGGCGTGGCGTTTCTCCGATCGAGCTTGGGTTCTACGGGCTCGACATGGCCGAGCAGCGGGGACGGTACGACGAGACGCTGGAGGTCCTGCTCAAGGGGCTGTCTTCCGACCGGCTCGACTACCAGGGAGAGTTCTACCGCTTCGAGGACGTGCCGATGGCGCTGCGCCCGGTCCAGCGCCCACATCCGCCGCTGTGGTATGGCGCGGGGAGTCCGGACTCGATCCGTTGGTGCGCGCAGAATGGGGTGAACATGGTCACGCTCGCTCTGGGTGAGCGCGTGCGGCAGGGCACCGAACTCTACCGCTCTGAATGGCAGGGGGCGGCGGACGCGATTCCGCTGATGGGCGTCAGCCGCCACATCCTCGTAGCCCCGACCGACGAGGAGGCGAAGGCGCTGGTCCGGCCCGCCTATGCGCGCTGGCGCCAGAGCATGGCCAAGCTGTGGGAGGAGCGCGGCAACGGCTTCCCCCTGGCCGCTCACCTACCGCTCGAATGGGATGCGGCCGAGGCGATGGGTCACGGCTGTGCCGGCTCGCCCGCGACGGTCCGTGGCTTCGTGGAACGCGAAGCGGAGGCGGGCGGGATCAACTATTTCGTCTCGGCCCTGGCGTTCGGCGATCTGCCCGCCGAGGCGGTGATCCGCTCCGCCGGGCTGTTTGCCGAGCATGTCATGCCGGCCTTCGCCGGAAAGTCTTAGCGGGCCGTTTACCTTTATCGTTTAGCTCGCAGGCCGATGGAATCGGTCGATCAACTCACGCTTCGCCGGCCCTCGCTCGGATGGCTGGGGCTGTTTGCAGCGCTGGCCGTCGCCGCGATTCCCGCCGCAGCGCTGTTCGCCCAGGAACGGGTGCGGCCCTTCATCGTAACCGAGACCGGGCGCGGATTTGAGAGCCTCCAGCTGGCGGTAAACACGATCGGCGAAGGGCGCGGCACGATTGCCATCGCGCCGGGCACTTATGCCCAATGCGCGGTACAGACCGCGGGCGTTGTCAGTTACGTCGCCACCGAACCCGGTACCGCGATCTTCGACGGCAAGACTTGCGAGGGCAAAGCCGCGCTCGTCCTGCGTGGGCGCGGGGCGGAAGTGTCCGGTCTCGTGTTCCAGGACATGCGCGTTCCCGATTTCAACGGCGCCGGCATCCGGCTCGAAAGCGGCAACCTGACGGTGGCGCAGAGCTGGTTCCGCGACAGCCAGCAAGGCATCCTCACCGCGACCAATCCCGGCGGCGTGATCGTGATCGACCGCTCGACTTTCTCCCGCCTCGGCACTTGCGAGGGATCGGGCGGTTGCGCCCATTCGATCTACATCGGCGACTACGGGCAATTGCGCGTGACGCGCAGCCGTTTCGAGGAAGGGCGTGGCGGCCACTACGTGAAGAGCCGCGCCGCGAAAGTCGAAATCGCCAGCTCCAGCTTCGACGATTCGCGCGGCCAGGCGACCAACTACATGATCGACTTGCCCGATGGTGCGGTGGGCCAGATCAGCAACAACCGGTTCGTCCAAGGCCGCGACAAGGAGAACTACTCCGCCTTTATCGCGGTCGGAGCGGAGAACCACGCCCACTCAAGCGTCGGCTTGTCGATCCTCGGCAACGACGCCCGGCTTGCTCCCGGCGTCGAGCGCAGCACCGCGTTCGTGGCGGACTGGACAGGCGATGAACTGGCGCTCGGCCAGAACAAGCTCGGTGTCGGCCTCAAGCCGTTCGAGAAGCGCTAGCGATTGGTCGGCCGCGCTAGTCGGAAGGCCGGCGCGAAGGTTACCGACGACGCCGGAATCTCATCCGTAAACGGAAGCGTCTGGAAGTACTCGGCCAGCGGACCCGTGATGTGCAGCGGGGTGTCGCGCACGAAGCCGAACCGGCTGTAGAGCGCGGGATCGCCGAGAAGTAGCACGCCTTGCGCGCCAGCCTCTCGCCAGTGCTTGGTGCCGGCTTCTACAAGTGCACGGCCAATCCCCTGCCCCTGCAAGTCGGGGCGTACTGAGATCGGGCCGAGGGCCAGCCAACCCTCCTCGCCACCCGAGAGTATCGCCGGCGAATAGGCGACGTGCCCGACGATCTCTCCATCCTGCTCCGCGACGAGCGACAGCGACAGTTGGCCATCGGCGCGCAGGGCATCGACGATCGCGGGCTCGGTCCCTTCGCTGTGCGGATGACCGGTGAAGGCGGCCTCTGTCACTTCGAAAATCGCGGCCTCGTCATCCGGGCGTTCGGGTCGGATCGTCAAGTTGCTCATCGAAGAAGATGTCCTGCGGCATCACGCTTGGTGGCGAGGTAGCGTTCGTTGTGCGGGTTGGCCGGCAGCTGATGCGGCACGCGTTCGCCGATGATCACTCCGGCCTGTTCGAGCGCGGTGACCTTGGCCGGATTGTTGGTCATCAAGCGCACCTCGCCGACCCCCAACAGCGCCAGCATTCGTGCAGCAACCGGGAAGTCGCGCGCTTCGGCGGGAAGGCCGAGGCGACGGTTGGCCTCGAGCGTGTCGAATCCCTGGTCCTGCAGCTCATAGGCCCGGAGCTTGTTGACGAGGCCAATGCCGCGGCCCTCCTGCCGCAGGTAGAGCAGCACGCCCCATCCGCCGGCAGCGGCCTCGGCCGCCATCGCCGCCAGCGCAGCGTCGAGTTGCGGACCGCAGTCGCAGCGGAGCGAGCCGAGGATGTCCCCGGTCAGGCATTCCGAGTGCAGGCGAACCAGCGGCACTCGCTCGGAGGTCTGCCGGCCGATCACCAGTGCGACATGCTCGCGCGTGTCGTCGGGACTGCGGAAGACGACGACTTCTGCCTCTTCGACTGCGGCCACCGGGAGACGGGCGCGCGTCGCGATCGTCAGGTTGGCCGGATCGAGGAACGCGGCGACATCGGCGACTTCCAGTGCAACAGGCTCACCAGCTTGCTCGGGCGCCACGAGGAACGCGGGCAGGATCCCGGCGATCCGTGCCAGCTCCATCGCCGCGGCGGCCTCCTCTGGCCAGTCGAGGTGTTCGGCCAGGAAAGGACCTTTGAGCGGCGCGGCCAGGTCGAGCGAGGGATCGGCGATTGGACGGGCGGCAATCAGGTCGATCGGCTCGCCCGAGCGCAACAGTACCGGCGAATGCGGATCGGCGGCCTCGCGCTGGTTGGCGAGCTTGAGCGTGACCGCGCGGGCGGCCGAGACCAGCGCGAGTTGCGAACTGGCCTGCCCCGGAGCGGTCTCGACCGGCAGCAACACGGGTGCCTGGCCG
It encodes:
- a CDS encoding M13 family metallopeptidase produces the protein MFRSILAVGVSAAALALSLPAAAEEERTPTPTMEFGSWGFDPAALDQSVKPGDDFFEFANGKWVKANPIPSEYTRFGAFNILREKSTADVETLVATLVASNPAAGTPERRIVDAYNTFLDTAAIDAAGLDPAQPYLNEIKQAPDLASLVALFPKAGIPAMIGASVDVDEMDPNSYLVIVGFDGMGLPDRDYYLVDNERNTEIRAKYKEYLTYVLGKAGYADAAATAEAVYNFEHKVAELEWDRTALRNSDLTYNNLSRDELLALYPGFPMAKLLDAAQFSSVQTFNVPQLPPAADEIAELELTPEMVAKIGGGTPAMMKLLTETPLPTLKAYMSARFISDNASVLPSDIDAANFAFYGKFLQGQEEQRPRWKRAIASTEGQLGEQLGALYVQKYFPPASKAAMDDLVVNLRKALGVSLAENDWMSEETKKQAVAKLDSFNPKIGYPNEFEQYAGLTITPGDALGNRVRSIDWEINDNRAKLGKPVDRAEWGMLPQTVNAYYNPVFNEIVFPAGILQQPFFGPSADPAVNYGGIGAVIGHEMGHGFDDQGSKYDFSGALKNWWADADRAQFEKLADMLAAQYDTYCPYDDGKTCVNGRFTLGENIGDVGGLSLAYRAYRMSLNGNEAPVIDGLTGDQRFFLAWAQVWRSAQREAAGRQRLLTDPHSPEDFRTNGAVRNQDAWYKAFNVKPGDALYLPPEERVHIW
- a CDS encoding undecaprenyl-diphosphate phosphatase; protein product: MGLTLTAILLGIVEGLTEFIPVSSTGHLILASELLGYDAAEWAQFNVIIQLGAILAVVVQYWRTFWDAGIGVLKLEAHGLRFARNILVAFLPSALLGLALKDYIDILLGSPSVVGWALILGGLAILGIERVAKPGPDTSVADLPLKQVFGVGLAQCVSMIPGVSRSGATIMGALAMGINRKTAAEFSFFLAVPTMIGASTLELLDSGLAVHGNVGWDEIAIGFVVSFVVALAVIKAFVAYVSRYGFAPFAWYRIVAGVVAIVWLWSR
- a CDS encoding GlsB/YeaQ/YmgE family stress response membrane protein; this encodes MGLIFLLLVGAILGWVAAIMMRAEDSRGIQLNIAVGIAGAMFAGIVLNPLLNGGSIVEGSYSVDSLLTASLGTVAMLCLLNVLRSRETR
- the phhA gene encoding phenylalanine 4-monooxygenase yields the protein MATISQLEPDFTALPDISRDVFTAPLKRPAHVGEDWLEPAQRDYSTDDDTIWDDLFARQLDILPGRACSAFLAGLDKLDLGRGGVPEFDRLSAELGAMTGWSVVPVPMLIPDHVFFWHLANRRFPAGNFIRSRATFDYIQEPDVFHDVFGHVPLLTDPVFAEYMQEYGKAGWKAMRYNRLKALGALYWYTVEFGLIQESDGLRIFGAGILSGPREAVFALEGQSPNRIMLNVDRVMRTDYVIDDLQPTYFIIESFADLYHQTVDRDFDRLYRSLDPGFTYANSAVIDVDDVLHLGTQEYHLRGGRGSGAIPT
- the recQ gene encoding DNA helicase RecQ, which encodes MAEALAVIDGAEQALRRVFGFEHFRGVQQQVVERVLAGQSTLAVMPTGAGKSLTYQLPATMLPGCCVVISPLIALMHDQLRSARANGIRAASLTSVDGDREATIDAYRAGELDLLYVAPERASQSHFRSLLSVAPPALFAVDEAHCVSEWGHDFRPDYRQLRPLMDAFPGVPRLALTATADAHTRADILAQLGIPDDGLVVAGFDRPNIRYAIRHRENGARQLVQLMKDQPGPGIVYAPTRKKVEQLAEALGAASGRPVLPYHAGLPPEQRAANQAAFVASEDMVMVATIAFGMGIDKPDVRFVAHAGIPKSIEAYYQETGRAGRDGDPAVAVMLWAAADFAQARQRLEEVEQARRGGERARLDALATLIETPTCRRAILLRHFGEDPPERCGNCDNCLEAPGVLDATELARKLLSAVYRTGQSFGFGYLQKVLTGNADERVTQRGHDRLSVFGIVDGDEARLLQPLSRALQARGTLVATEHGGLKLGGDARTILKGEATVEIVQPPPAGRKGRQRRDTANPVDDPLFDALRALRRELASEAQVPPYVIFHDAVLREMALMKPATLSAMGEISGVGARKLEAYGDAFLAVIKRH
- a CDS encoding SPFH domain-containing protein, producing MSEGKGAMQRSQERPASTFNGYAFLFLWLGAIGVGIWRIIMFNTHGPTALGGWLLLGSILSFVLILTGFFMIQPNTSAVITLFGEYRGTERTQGLRWIWPWMGRKKISVRQNNIHSERIKINDLRGNPIEIACNVVWRVFDTAQAAFDVDDYRAFVNIQIDAGLRTVASRHPYDDYEEHETTLRSHGDIVNGELRAELNERLSHAGILVDEAGLTHLAYAPEIAGAMLRRQQAEAVIAARAKLVLGAVSMVQMALEKLSEEEIVQLDDERRATMVSNLMVVLCGEREVSPVLNAGTLYQ
- a CDS encoding LLM class flavin-dependent oxidoreductase encodes the protein MKFGVFDHVDDSGLPLAEHLEARLRFAETYDRCGFHCYHIAEHHGTPLGLAPSPGVLFAALSQRTKQLRFGPLVYLLPLYHPLRLVEEVAMLDGLSNGRFQLGVGRGVSPIELGFYGLDMAEQRGRYDETLEVLLKGLSSDRLDYQGEFYRFEDVPMALRPVQRPHPPLWYGAGSPDSIRWCAQNGVNMVTLALGERVRQGTELYRSEWQGAADAIPLMGVSRHILVAPTDEEAKALVRPAYARWRQSMAKLWEERGNGFPLAAHLPLEWDAAEAMGHGCAGSPATVRGFVEREAEAGGINYFVSALAFGDLPAEAVIRSAGLFAEHVMPAFAGKS
- a CDS encoding GNAT family N-acetyltransferase translates to MSNLTIRPERPDDEAAIFEVTEAAFTGHPHSEGTEPAIVDALRADGQLSLSLVAEQDGEIVGHVAYSPAILSGGEEGWLALGPISVRPDLQGQGIGRALVEAGTKHWREAGAQGVLLLGDPALYSRFGFVRDTPLHITGPLAEYFQTLPFTDEIPASSVTFAPAFRLARPTNR
- the ribA gene encoding GTP cyclohydrolase II; this encodes MSSSSPSRRAAQAVDALRHGWPLKIGQAPVLLPVETAPGQASSQLALVSAARAVTLKLANQREAADPHSPVLLRSGEPIDLIAARPIADPSLDLAAPLKGPFLAEHLDWPEEAAAAMELARIAGILPAFLVAPEQAGEPVALEVADVAAFLDPANLTIATRARLPVAAVEEAEVVVFRSPDDTREHVALVIGRQTSERVPLVRLHSECLTGDILGSLRCDCGPQLDAALAAMAAEAAAGGWGVLLYLRQEGRGIGLVNKLRAYELQDQGFDTLEANRRLGLPAEARDFPVAARMLALLGVGEVRLMTNNPAKVTALEQAGVIIGERVPHQLPANPHNERYLATKRDAAGHLLR